The genomic segment GCTGCCACGAACTCGATCCCACGCGCGTCGTCTCCGCCGCCGTCAATGGCGACAACGAGAAAGGCGTCTCCACCGCGCTCGACATCATCGGCTTCAACTACAACCTCAAGTTTCCCGACAAGTACCACGCCGGTCATCCCAAGATGGCCTGCTATGGCTCCGAGACATCGAGCGCCATCGGCACTCGCGGAATCTACACGACCGACAAACTCCGCAACTGGGTCAACTCCTACGACGGCGTCGTGCCCTGGGGCGAGACCGCCGAAGAATGGTGGAAGTTCTATGGCACGCGCGACTGGCTGGCCGGTGGCTTTGCCTGGACAGGCTTCGACTACCGCGGCGAGCCCACTCCCTACAAGTGGCCCTCCATCAACTCGCAGTTCGGCATCGTCGACATGTGCGGATTCCCCAAGGACAACTACTTCTACTACAAAGCCTGGTGGGGCAAAGAGCCATCGCTGCACCTCTTCCCTCACTGGAACTGGGAAGGCCGCGACGGCGAAGAAGTGAAGGTCTGGGTCTACGCCAACACCGACGAAGTAGAACTCTTCGTCAACGGCAAGAGCCAGGGCAGCCAGAAGGTCCCGCAACTCGGCCACGTCGAATGGAAGGTGCGCTACGAGCCTGGGTCGATTGAAGCGCGCGGCTCGAAAGGTGGCAAGGTCATCCTCACTGAAAAGCGCGAAACCACCGGCGCTCCCTCGCAGATCCGCCTCACGCCTGACCGCACCACCATCAACGCCGATGGTGAAGACGTCGCCGTCATCAAGGTTGAAGCTCTCGACAAGGAAGGCCGCTTCGTCCCCACCGCTGACAATCAACTGTCCTTCAGCGTCTCCGGCGAAGGCCGTCTCATTGGCGTCGGCAATGGCGATCCCAACTGCCAGGAGAGCGACAAGGATCCAAAGCGCTCACTCTTCAATGGCCTCGCACAAATCATCGTCCAGTGCACAAAGCACGCAGGCGACATCCAAGTCGAAGCGTCAAGAGACCCCAAGGCCGAAGACCGTGCAGAGCTGATGCCCGCAAAGCTGACCATCACTACACGCCAGGTGGAATTGCGCCCGGCTGTGCCCGTCACGGGCGCTCACGAGTAGCACAATCCTTCCGTGCCCCATCGACGAGTCTTCGTCGATGGGGCACGGGCGACAGGGTGGGAAACCACAACTCCCACCGCCTTTTTATTAGTCCCCGACCACCCCAATCGATTTACTCAAGCGCTTTACGAATTCCTTACGAATCCTCCCCGAAGTCCTTACACACATCGCCCCTACACTCTCCAGCATGACGGGATTGTTATTAGCCGCGATTCATGTGCTTGAAGTCATCTTCTTTGTCGGACTGGCGGGCTCAGCCATCGTTGTCCTGATCAGCTTCGTCGAGGACTTCGAGGTCCTCCTGCATCGCGACAAACCCAAGGCGAGACATCGTGAACAGACCGACGCGCCCCAGACGCACCCAGGCGCCCTCCCCAATCTGTCCTAGAAAATTCTCGATACGGCTGGGGCGCTGGACGGTGTACCTGAATGGGGGCCTCCGATTTGGCGCCATTTTTTGCGCCAGAATCTCTTCGCATCAAGATCAGCTAGGCAGCTCACGCACCGTCGGTGCCGCCGCGCGCGCATCCTCCTGCGCCTCAATGACCGGCTTCAGCGGAATCCAGAAGCGAAACGTCGCTCCTTCACCCAGCGTGCTCGCCGCCTCAATCGCGCCACCATGCGCTCTCAACAGTGCACGCGCAATGGCCAGCCCCATACCCGATCCCTTCCCGAACTTCGCCGCTCTGCGCCCGCGATGAAACTTCTCAAAGATCAACGGAAGATCGGCCGGATCAATCCCCGGCCCGTTATCGCGCACGCTGAATTCAAGCCGCTCCTCCGCACGCTTCGTGCTGAGCACAATCCTGCTCCCCTTCGGCGAATACCGCGCGGCGTTCTCAAGCAGGTGCCGAAGCACGCGCCCCATCAAACGAGCATCGAAGAGCGCTGGCGTATCACCATCACCCGGCTCGATCTCCACAACATGCCCCTGCAGCGCCGACCGCGAGTGATCCGCCGCATTGCGCAACAGCGAAATCGGAAGATGCGGCTGCTCGTTGATCTTCAGAACCTTGCTGTCAATCTCCGCCATCTCCACCGCTTCGCCAATCAGGTGGTCGAGCCGCGAAGCCTCTTCATCCACAATCGCTGCCAGGTCCAAGCGCGTGGCATCATCCAACCCGATGGGCTCCATCAGCGTTGTTGCCGCCGCGCGTATCGAGGTAAGAGGTGTCCGCAGTTCATGCGTGAGCGAGTCGATCAGCGCCCCACGCAGTCTCTCGCTCTGCCGCGAGGCCTCCAGCCGCGCATTCGCCGCAATCGCCATCGCGCGCGTCAACGCAATCGCCACCTGTGCGCAGACGGCCGTGGCCAGTTCGCGCGACAACGCCTGCGGCCGCCACGCCAGCGCGCCCACCGATCGCGATCCCACCAGCAGCGCATGCGCTTCAAACTCGCCCTCCAGCGTGCTCGCCGCACTCTCCGCGCGCGCCTGCTGACGCATCGCCGCTGCAAGCTCATCCCCAATGCCTTCTACCGATGCGTGGAACTTCTCCTGGTCACGCATGTACAGAACCACGCGCTCCAAGCCAAAGGTCCGTTCCAGCAGCCCCGGCAACTCCTGCGTCAGAGCCGCTGCATCCTCGCGCAGCATCATCTCCTGACTGAGCGTGTAGAGCCGGTCGATCTCCGCGCGCCGCTGCTCTGCCTGTTGCGCCTCTCTCCGCGCCCGTTCCGACACACGCCCCGCCACCAGCGAGCTCGCCACAAACGTGATCACCGCCACCCATTCCGCGCCGCTTGCAATGCGGATACTGTGATACGGCGGCAGAAAGTTGTACTCAAACAGAAACGCGCACAGCAGCGCCACATACAGCGAGATACGTATGCCCACGCGTGTCGCGGTCCACACCACGATCACCAGAAACGTCAGTCCTGCCGTGGTCGAACTCGCTCCCAGCGCGTCCATGCTCAGCGTCAGCGCGATCGCTGCCAGCGTAGCGCCGGCTGCGCGAAGCAGAGTCCGCGAATCCAGTCCAATCTTCATTCCTATGCAAAGGAATCATACGCGCTGAACTTCGCGCGGACGATAATGTAAGCTGCCCATGGAACCCCTGATGACGCCAAACCGCATCCTGGTCATTGACGACGAGCCCCAGATCACGCGCGTGCTGCGCGCGGCGCTCGCGGCGCAGCGCTTCGAGGTGCGCACCGCCAACGATCCCGAAGAGGGCCTTCGCATCTTCAACGAGTGGCAGCCCGACCTTGTCGTCACCGACCTCATGATGCCCGAGATGAGCGGCGTCGAACTCTGCCGCGCCATCCGCTCCAACTACGAAACCCCCGTCATCGTCCTCAGTGTCCGCGAGCACGAGCAGTCCAAGATCGAAGCCCTCGATGCCGGCGCCGACGACTACGTCACCAAGCCCTTCAGCATTCAGGAACTGCTTGCACGCGTGCGTGCTCATCTCCGCCGCGCGCCCGAGCGCATCTCAGCGTCCGTTGAGGCAGGAGACTTCGTCGTCGATCCCGACGCCCACTCCGTCGTACTCAACGGCAAGGCCGTCCACCTCACCCCAACCGAGTTCGACCTGCTGTTCTATCTAGCGCGCCACGCCGGCAAGGTTGTCACCCATCGCAACCTGCTCCGCGCCGTCTGGGGCCCTCAGGCCACGCAGCAAAACGAGTACCTCCGCGTCTTCATCGGCCAGCTCCGCAAGAAACTCGAAGCCGACACCGGCAAGCAATACATCCAGACTGAACCCTGGGTCGGCTACCGCTTCCTCCCCGAAGGCTTCCCCGAAAAAGACCGCGACGACTAACTGAGTCGAGCCCACGACCTCCCGTGCCCCATCCTGTCGCCTGCCCGGGGTCCCCATCGACAGCTCTTCGCCGATGGGGTGGTTGCGGGCCGACAGGGTGGGAGACCACGAACCCCGTCCAGACGCTCTTGTCTTTGCCATTGCACTTGCTTTTCTTGCTGCCATTCCGAAGGGAATCTGCTTTTACTCCGTCGGCCCATACTTCCGGATCAACTCGTCCGCCTCCGCATACCCAGTAGGCACCTCAATCCCCACGGTCGACGCCCCCGCCTTCAGCAAGGGCTCAACCCACTCCGGAGTGCGCCGCCTTTGCCAATACGAACTTGTGCATGCGCGAATCGCGAGTTGCAACGCGGTGAGGCCATCGCCGTCGCGAGCCTCAAGAGGAGCGCCACGCGCGATCAGCAGCCGCATCGTGTCAGAGTTTCCATGCCATGCTGCAACGTGAAGAGCGGTGGAGTTACGCGGCGTGCCAAAGTAGGCATCGCCGAAGTAAAGCGCATCCGCCTGCACCCCCACATCCAGCAGGCACCGAACACCCTCCGTGTTCCCCACGCCCGCAAACGCACCAAGCAGATCGCCTTTGTGCACCTCGAACATCGCTCTCGCCCCTGGGTCTGTCTTGAGCAACTCCTCGGCCCGCTCCCGATCCGCCAAAGCGCTCGCCGCCGCAATTCCATCAAAGCCGCGCAACTGCGTGTCGACCCCGCGCTCCGCCAGCAGCTTCAGCACATCGCCGCGTCCGCGCCGCGCCGCCATTTGCACAGCGTTGCCGCCGTCGTGCTTGTTGGGCAGCAGCGGATCGCCGCCGTTGTCCAGCAGCAGCCGGATGATCTCAATCCGGTTGTCCCTCTGCACCGAGTGCTGCAGAGCGCTTGTCCCCCAGTGCGGAATGAAGTTCGGATCGCACTTGTACTCCAGGGCAAGCTGCATTCCCTCGTAATCGTGCCAGTCCGCTTTGCGACAGAGGATCCACGCCTTTCCCCTTTCATCCACCTTGCCGCTCTTCAATAGGATCTCGAGCACCGTGTTGTCGTAGCCTTCCGGCACATGATACGGAGTCTCCCCGTCATTCGGATCCGCGCCGCGATCCAGCAGCAACTGCGTCACTCCCGGATGATGCGCAGCCCCCGCCGCGCCGTACAGCGCCGACTCCCACACTTCAGGATCTCCCGCGCGCCACGGCTTCTCGTACCACCCTGCGTTCGGATCAGCCCCCGCGTCCAGCAGCGCTCTCGCCGTGCTCACGAACGCATCACTGCGCGCCGCATCCAGCCGCAGATACCGTGAGAAGCACAAATGGCACAATGCATCCCAGCCATAAGGGCCGCCCTTCTGCGTCGCCAGCGAACCATCCCGCGCAACAAACTCGCGCACCGCGGCCTCATCTCCCAAAGCCGCGGCGGTGAAGATATTCGCGCCAGCCACCTGTGGATAGCGCGCAACGATCGCGTTGGCCTCGTCCAGCGTTCCTCCTGAATGCGACGTGCCATCCCGCGGCACCAGCGCCGCTCGCAGAAACGCGTCCACCGGATCCGCCAGATCTGCGATGTCAGCCGCGATCCGCAGCCGCTCAACCTCGGCCGCAAACTTCGGCCAGCTCTCAAAGCCGTGTTCGCGCGCCAGCACCAGCTGCGCATCGGCAAGTGCGACGCGCCCCTCCGGCGTCTGCGGATGGTGCGCTCGCACGCGCGCCAGCGCCTCGGCATCGTTGTTGCGGCAGGCGCGCGCCAATTCCTTAGCCTGCTTCTTATACTGTTCGAGATTCGGACGGACGGGGAGTTGCTTTTCAGGCATACGAAGCTCCTTTCGGCATCGCCCTCAGGTCCGCATCGACGGGCGAGAAAGAAGTTTCGTTGTCTTGGCTTGCAGTAAGGTGGGCACGGCCCTTTCCGCGGACTGGATGCGCCCTTCGCGCTGAAACCAACATACCCAGCCCCTCCCGCCGCGTCAAGAACTCAGAAATAGTTGCGGGACCCCACCCTGATAGCGTTACAGTTCTTAGCTGACAGAATTGACGGGGGTTTTACCCGCCGTACCGCACTAGACTCGGTACCGGGGATTCTGCCGATCGTCAGTTGTTTCTATGCCGCAAGGGAGAACGTTATGGACCTGAAGATGCACGCTCGGGAAGTTAAAGGAATCATGGTCATCGACCTTGGTGGCCGCATTGTCATGGGCGAAGCATGCGCCGCCCTTCGTGACGAGATCCGCGATCAGATGAGCCATGGATTTAACAAGATTCTGCTCAACCTGGCCGACGTCAGCTACATCGACTCCGCTGGCCTCGGCGAACTGACCGGCGCATACACCAGCTCCAAAAACCGCGGCGGCCAGCTGAAGCTCATGAACCTCACCAAGCGCGTTCATGACCTCATGCAGATCACCAAGCTCTACACGGTCTTCGATGTCTACGACGACGAGGCATCAGCCGTCGCATCCTTCGCCTCATAAGGCAGACCCGGCGTCCCCCGCCGGGTTCGTCCTTGAAAACTGATTCGACCTATCGCTCGTTCATTTCTTCGCGGGTGAAGTGTCGGCCTGCTCTGATGTGGCGCAGGTTATCCATCGTTGCTTCAAAAATGCGATCGTCCCCTTCACCCGTAGTAAATCGGACGAGCCATTCGCGGAAAAACGTATTTAGTGTCTTCCCCTGTGCGCGGGCCATCTCGCGTGCTTTCTCGATCAGGTCGTGATCCGCGCTGAGTGTCACGTTCTTCATACGCAATTCAGTGTAGTTGCATTCGTCCACCGCCGATCCTCGTTAAATTAGAACAATGCCCCAGCTCGCCACACAGTCCGAGTGGAAAAGGGAACTACGCGCCATGACCGCGCTCGCCCTCCCGGTCGTCCTCAGCGAGCTCGGCTGGATGCTCCAGGGCATCGTCGACACCATCATGGTTGGCCATCTCGGCCCTGAAGCCATCGGCGCCGTCGCCATTGGCAACGCCGTCTACTACGTCCCCTCCCTCTTCGGCATTGGCCTGCTGCTCGGCCTCGACACTCTCGTCGCCCAGGCCTACGGCCGCGACGACCACGACGCCTGCCACCACTGGCTCGCCCAGGGCGTCTATCTCGCCTTCATCGTGAGCCCGCCGCTCATGATCCTGCTCGCCGTTGCCAGCCTGTTCTTCGGCCACGTGGGTATTCACGCTGAAGTCGCCCTCCCCGCCGGAATCTACCTGCGCGTCATCATCTGGGGAACCCTCCCCCTCCTCCTCTACGGAGCAGCTCGCCGATACCTCCAGGGCGTCGGACAGGTCCGCGTCGTCACCGTAACCCTGGTCCTCGCCAATCTCCTCAATTGGCTCGGCAACTGGGTGCTCATTTACGGCAAGCTCGGCGCGCCCGCCATGGGTGTTCCCGGCTCCGCCCTTTCCACCGTCTTCGCCCGCATCGGCATGGCAGCGGCCCTCCTCGGCTTCGCCTGGCGCTACGAGCACAGCCGCGGACATCCGCTCTTCGCCCGCTGGGCAAAACCGAGCCTGCTGAAAATCAAGCAACTGGCGCGCCTCGGCGCTCCCGCAGCCGGCCAGATCGTCGCGGAAGTCGGCGCCTGGAACCTCGTCACCTTCGCCGCCGGCTTCCTCACCCCCGTCGAGCTCGCCACCCACACCATCGCGCTCAGCTATGCCAGCCTCACTTACATGGTGCCCCTGGGCGTCGGCGCGGCCGCAGCGGTCGGCGTCGGCCATGCCATCGGAGCCGAAGATCGCCCCCGCGCTCGCCGCGCCGGCTGGCTGGCCCTCGCGCTGGGCATCAGCTTCATGTTCCTGGCTGGAATCGTCCTCTTCCTCGCGCCTCGTCCCCTCATCGCCGTCTACACCACAGATGCGCGCGTCATGGAGACCGGCCCCACCCTCCTGCTGATTGCCGCCGCCTTCCAGATTTTCGACGGCGTCCAGACCGTTGCCACCGGCGCACTCCGCGGCCTGGGCGAGACACGCGTGCCCATGATCGCCAACCTCATCGGCTACTGGCTCATCGGCCTGCCCCTCGGCTTCGTCCTCTGTTTCTGGTTCAAACGCGGCGTCTTTGGTCTCTGGATCGGCCTCACCCTGGCGCTGATCATCATCGCCGCGATCTTGCTCCATCGCTGGAACAAAGACAGCTCCGCACAACGCTCCACTATCCAGGGGCAGCATTCGCTTCAATAATGCTTGATTCGGATAAGCTCCATCCTGCGCGCCAGGGAGAATCGCGCGCAGGATGGAAGCACAAGCCTGAAGCTAGTTATGTCCGAATTGAAGGTGGGCACGCACGCCGGCGTGATCCGATGGCCACAGTCCACCGGTCTTATCCTGATGTGCCGCCCCCGCCTGGCTCAGATTCAGCGGCCGCACGTTCCCCTTGGTCCAGATGTAGTCGATCCTCTGAAACGCAGTGGCGTTGTTAGCGCTCGAATCGAGCAGCGGCCACGTCGGCGCAGCAGCAGCATTCGGATAGCGGGTCCACCACGCATCAGTGAATCCAAGATTCATCATCTCGTGCCACGTCGCGATGCTGGCGTCCTTCCCCAGCGCGTCCGCATTGAAGTCCCCGGCGATCACCACCGGCATATTCGTGTTGGCTGGCCCCGTCGCCAGTTCATACGCCTGCGCCTCCTGGATCAGCAGCGTCGCTGGCGCCTGCGCAACATAGCTCTCCAGGTGCGTCACAATGAACCGGAACGGCTGTCCGTGCAGCGTCACATCCGCCGATCCCCACCCACGCGTCACGTTGAACGAGCCTCCCGGAGTGCTCACGGGCAACAGCGTTGGGAAAATGCCCCACTGCACGTTCGCGATGCCCATCCCAGGTTCATCACGGGCCAGCATCACATCCGTGTCCTGCAGAAAAACGTAGTTGGTCAAGTCCGGCAGCGGCCCCGCCAACTGAAACTCCGGAACAATCCCGACAACCTTGTACTTCTGCCCCTGCGCGGCCAGCGCCGCCACCAACTCCTGCAGCATGTCGTAGCGAACCACAGGGTTTGAAGGAGGACCGACAAGCCACGTGGACACCTCCTGCAAACCCACCAGGTCAGGCTGGTTGATCGCAATCTGGTGAGCCACAGCCTGCATCCGCAGCGGGGGATTGCTCGCGTCTACAGCGTTCAGAGTGATCTGGACCGCCGCCACAAACTCCGCCGGAGTCTGCGCGGAAAGCACTTCCAAGAAATCCGAGCCCTCGTTGACGTTGTAGGTCATTACCTTGACCGTGCCATTCTGGGCAGCCACGGGCATGACCAGCAGGGCCGCAACAGCAAGCAGCCCGAAGACGCGATTCCATCTGGAATACCGCTGCATTCGATCCTCCCATTTGGGCAAGGGTACGCTCCAACGGCTCTAAAGAATAGGTTATTAGCGTCGTGTATGGGAACGCCCCTCACCCGCTACCGGTTTAACGCTCCTGCAATTTCACGTCAGTAATAGCCATCACGTCAATGGGTGATCTGCTCCCAATCATCCCGAAAGAACGTGCAACTTGCGATACGTTGTCTTAAAATATGGGAGACGGAGTAGTAAGTCTCGAGATGCCACGCTGCCACGTCGCACTCCGCAAGTGACTATAATCACATAGGAGCTACAAGGTACTCTCCGCAACGAATCTCATCGGAAGGGAATCCCGCCCAAATGGCGACTGGAGACCTGGTCCTGGGTCAAGAACAGGGCCGCACAGACGCGCGCCAGCGCGTAGTTAACGACTTCAGCATCAACGTAGCAACGGTGAACGGGTCCGGCTCGCAATCCGCCAATAGCGTACTGCTGAAAAGCATCTTCGGAATGGGCGTTCCTGTCAGTGGCAAGAACCTCTTCCCGTCGAACATCGCCGGACTTCCCACCTGGTACACCATCCGCGCCAGCAAAGACGGGTACGTCGCCCGCAAGCGCGATACCGAAATCCTGGTGGCCTTGAACCCCGAAACGGCGAAAGACGACATCCTCGGCCTCCCCGCCGGCGCAGTTGCCATCTACGAGGAGAACCTCAACCTCGCCCAATATCGTAACGACGTCGTCTGCTACGCCGTCCCCTTCGACAAGATCACTGCATCCGTCTGCCCTGAGGCCAAGCTCCGCAAGCTCGTCAAGAACATGGTCTACGTGGGCGTCGTCGCGCAACTCCTGTCCATCGACCTCGACATCGTCGAGAAGTCGGTTAAGAAGCAGTTCGCGAAGAAGCAGAAGGTATTTGATCTCAACTTCGGCGCAGTTAAGGCCGGATGGGACTTCGCCGCCCAGAAGCTCGTCAAGCACGATCCCTTCGTGATCGAGCACATGAACGAGACCGCCGGCAAAATCATCATCGACGGCAATGCCGCCTGCGGCATGGGCTCAGTATTCGCGGGCGTCACCGTCGTCGCGTGGTACCCCATCACTCCGTCCACGTCGCTGGTCGAAGCCACCACAGACATCCTGAAGAAGTACCGCGTCACCCCCGAGGGCAAGGCCACCTTCGCTGTCGTTCAGGCTGAAGACGAGCTCGCCGCTATCGGCATGGTGCTCGGCGCAGGCTGGGCTGGCGCTCGCTCCATGACCGCCACCTCAGGCCCCGGCATCTCCCTCATGGGCGAGTTCGCCGGACTCGGCTACTACGCCGAAATCCCCGGCGTCATCTTCGACGTGCAGCGCAGCGGCCCCTCCACCGGCATGCCTACCCGCACCCAGCAGGCCGACGTGCTCTCCACCGCCTTCCTCTCCCACGGCGACACCAAGCACATCCTGCTGTTCCCCGGCTCCGTCAAGGAGTGCTTCGAGTTAGCCGGTGAGGCCTTCGACATCGCTGAGCGCCTCCAGACCCCCGTCTTCGTGCTCACCGATCTCGACCTCGGCATGAACAACTGGATGTCCGACCAGTTCGAATATCCAACCAAGCCCCTCGACCGCGGGAAGGTCCTCACCAAGGAAGATCTGGACAAACTCGGCAGCTTCGCACGGTACAAGGACGTCGACGGCGATGCCATCGGCTGGCGCACCTTGCCCGGCACCATGCATCCCAAGGCTGCCTACTTCACCCGCGGCTCCGGCCATAACGCCAGCGCCGGATACACGGAGAAGCCGGACGAGTACCAGTACGTCGTCGATCGCCTCACCCGCAAATTCGAGAGCGCACGTACCATAGTTCCCGCTCCGCAGATCGTAAAGAACGGCACGTCGAAGGTCGGCTTCATCGCCTACGGCAGTTCCGACTACGCGGTGCTCGAGAGCCTCGACCAGATCAAGGCCGAGTACAAGACCGACGTCGACTACCTCCGCGTCCGCGCCTATCCGTTCGCGCATGAGATCCACGACTTCATCGCGTCGCACGAGCGCGTCTACATCATCGAGCAGAACCGCGATGCACAGATGGAGAGCCTCCTCAAGCTGGACCTTCCAGCCGACCAGGTCACCAAGCTGCGCTCCATCCTCTACTACGCCGGCCTGCCCCTCGACGCACGCAGCATCACCGACGAGTTCGCCACGAAGGAGGGCCTCTAATCCATGGCAACCGCGACACCCACTCCTAAGACCAATCGCATCGGCCTTCCCATCCTCGAGTACCGTGGCGGCAAGTCCACGCTCTGCGCCGGCTGCGGCCACAACGCCATCTCTGAGCGCATCATCGACGCCATGTACGAAATGGGCGTAGAGCCCGAGCGCGTCATGAAGATGAGCGGCATCGGCTGTTCCTCCAAGAGCCCCGCCTACTTCATGAGCCGCGCGCACAGCTTCAACAGCGTGCACGGCCGCATGCCCTCGGTCTCCACCGGCGCGATTCTTGCGAACCACACCATGACGACCATCGGCGTCTCCGGCGACGGCGACACCGCCTCCATCGGCATGGGCCAATTCGTGCACCTGCTGCGCCGCAACCTGCCGATGATTTACATCATCGAGAACAACGGCGTCTACGGCCTCACCAAGGGCCAGTTCTCCGCGACAGCGGACCTCGGCTCCAAGCTCAAAACCGGCGTCATCAACGACCTTCCGCCCATCGACACCTGCGCCCTTGCCATCCAGCTCGGCGCAACGTTCGTTGGCCGCTCCTTCTCCGGCGACAAGAAGCAGCTCCTCGCCATGCTGAAGGCCGCCATCGCGCATAAGGGCACGGTGATGCTCGACGTCATCAGCCCCTGCGTCACCTTCAATGATCACGAAGGCTCCACCAAGAGCTACAAGTTCATGCAGGACCACGACGAGCCCGTCGCCGAAATAGGGTTCGTGGCCAGCTTCGACGACATCGAAGTCGACTACGACTCGGGCCAGGTCTACGACGTCGAAATGCACGACGGCTCCAGCCTGCGCCTCCGCAAGCTCAAGGACGACTACGACCCCACCAGCAAGGCGAACGCCGTCCGTACGCTGATGGAGGCGCAAGCAGACCAGGAAGTCCTCACCGGCGTCTTCTACATCGACACCCAGAAGCCCAGCTTCATGGACCTTCTGAACGTCGTCGACCAGCCCCTCGGCACCCTCCCAGAATCCCAAACCCGCCCCCCCAAGTCCGCCTTAGAGCAGCTAATGGCGAACCTGCAGTAGGGCAGGGAACAGGCACTAGACAACAAGGCCCCGCAGCGATGCGGGGCCTTTCATTTATCCCTCACTCAGAAGGCTTAGTGCACGAGCATGTGAAAGGGCATGACTTCAGTCGTGCCGATAAGGGCCCCTCCTCCACAGACCTGTCATCCCGAGCACAGCGAGGGATCCGCGGTTGCTTTGTATTACTTCCGACCAGACGGCGATACTTCCGCTGGCGATACCTCTTCCGGGCTGTAAAATGTAGTCAATTCAGCGTCCGAGGAAAGCAATGGGGACAGTCCGTGAGTGGCTAGAAGCGCTTGGAATCGGAATTCCCTGGGGTGCGTTCATGGCCTGGTGGGACGCGCATGATTTGACCGAGAGTCTTCCACGTCGAGAGCGCGTTTG from the Occallatibacter riparius genome contains:
- a CDS encoding 2-oxoacid:acceptor oxidoreductase subunit alpha, yielding MATGDLVLGQEQGRTDARQRVVNDFSINVATVNGSGSQSANSVLLKSIFGMGVPVSGKNLFPSNIAGLPTWYTIRASKDGYVARKRDTEILVALNPETAKDDILGLPAGAVAIYEENLNLAQYRNDVVCYAVPFDKITASVCPEAKLRKLVKNMVYVGVVAQLLSIDLDIVEKSVKKQFAKKQKVFDLNFGAVKAGWDFAAQKLVKHDPFVIEHMNETAGKIIIDGNAACGMGSVFAGVTVVAWYPITPSTSLVEATTDILKKYRVTPEGKATFAVVQAEDELAAIGMVLGAGWAGARSMTATSGPGISLMGEFAGLGYYAEIPGVIFDVQRSGPSTGMPTRTQQADVLSTAFLSHGDTKHILLFPGSVKECFELAGEAFDIAERLQTPVFVLTDLDLGMNNWMSDQFEYPTKPLDRGKVLTKEDLDKLGSFARYKDVDGDAIGWRTLPGTMHPKAAYFTRGSGHNASAGYTEKPDEYQYVVDRLTRKFESARTIVPAPQIVKNGTSKVGFIAYGSSDYAVLESLDQIKAEYKTDVDYLRVRAYPFAHEIHDFIASHERVYIIEQNRDAQMESLLKLDLPADQVTKLRSILYYAGLPLDARSITDEFATKEGL
- a CDS encoding sensor histidine kinase → MKIGLDSRTLLRAAGATLAAIALTLSMDALGASSTTAGLTFLVIVVWTATRVGIRISLYVALLCAFLFEYNFLPPYHSIRIASGAEWVAVITFVASSLVAGRVSERARREAQQAEQRRAEIDRLYTLSQEMMLREDAAALTQELPGLLERTFGLERVVLYMRDQEKFHASVEGIGDELAAAMRQQARAESAASTLEGEFEAHALLVGSRSVGALAWRPQALSRELATAVCAQVAIALTRAMAIAANARLEASRQSERLRGALIDSLTHELRTPLTSIRAAATTLMEPIGLDDATRLDLAAIVDEEASRLDHLIGEAVEMAEIDSKVLKINEQPHLPISLLRNAADHSRSALQGHVVEIEPGDGDTPALFDARLMGRVLRHLLENAARYSPKGSRIVLSTKRAEERLEFSVRDNGPGIDPADLPLIFEKFHRGRRAAKFGKGSGMGLAIARALLRAHGGAIEAASTLGEGATFRFWIPLKPVIEAQEDARAAAPTVRELPS
- a CDS encoding MATE family efflux transporter: MPQLATQSEWKRELRAMTALALPVVLSELGWMLQGIVDTIMVGHLGPEAIGAVAIGNAVYYVPSLFGIGLLLGLDTLVAQAYGRDDHDACHHWLAQGVYLAFIVSPPLMILLAVASLFFGHVGIHAEVALPAGIYLRVIIWGTLPLLLYGAARRYLQGVGQVRVVTVTLVLANLLNWLGNWVLIYGKLGAPAMGVPGSALSTVFARIGMAAALLGFAWRYEHSRGHPLFARWAKPSLLKIKQLARLGAPAAGQIVAEVGAWNLVTFAAGFLTPVELATHTIALSYASLTYMVPLGVGAAAAVGVGHAIGAEDRPRARRAGWLALALGISFMFLAGIVLFLAPRPLIAVYTTDARVMETGPTLLLIAAAFQIFDGVQTVATGALRGLGETRVPMIANLIGYWLIGLPLGFVLCFWFKRGVFGLWIGLTLALIIIAAILLHRWNKDSSAQRSTIQGQHSLQ
- a CDS encoding STAS domain-containing protein; this translates as MDLKMHAREVKGIMVIDLGGRIVMGEACAALRDEIRDQMSHGFNKILLNLADVSYIDSAGLGELTGAYTSSKNRGGQLKLMNLTKRVHDLMQITKLYTVFDVYDDEASAVASFAS
- a CDS encoding endonuclease/exonuclease/phosphatase family protein, with protein sequence MQRYSRWNRVFGLLAVAALLVMPVAAQNGTVKVMTYNVNEGSDFLEVLSAQTPAEFVAAVQITLNAVDASNPPLRMQAVAHQIAINQPDLVGLQEVSTWLVGPPSNPVVRYDMLQELVAALAAQGQKYKVVGIVPEFQLAGPLPDLTNYVFLQDTDVMLARDEPGMGIANVQWGIFPTLLPVSTPGGSFNVTRGWGSADVTLHGQPFRFIVTHLESYVAQAPATLLIQEAQAYELATGPANTNMPVVIAGDFNADALGKDASIATWHEMMNLGFTDAWWTRYPNAAAAPTWPLLDSSANNATAFQRIDYIWTKGNVRPLNLSQAGAAHQDKTGGLWPSDHAGVRAHLQFGHN
- a CDS encoding ankyrin repeat domain-containing protein; this translates as MPEKQLPVRPNLEQYKKQAKELARACRNNDAEALARVRAHHPQTPEGRVALADAQLVLAREHGFESWPKFAAEVERLRIAADIADLADPVDAFLRAALVPRDGTSHSGGTLDEANAIVARYPQVAGANIFTAAALGDEAAVREFVARDGSLATQKGGPYGWDALCHLCFSRYLRLDAARSDAFVSTARALLDAGADPNAGWYEKPWRAGDPEVWESALYGAAGAAHHPGVTQLLLDRGADPNDGETPYHVPEGYDNTVLEILLKSGKVDERGKAWILCRKADWHDYEGMQLALEYKCDPNFIPHWGTSALQHSVQRDNRIEIIRLLLDNGGDPLLPNKHDGGNAVQMAARRGRGDVLKLLAERGVDTQLRGFDGIAAASALADRERAEELLKTDPGARAMFEVHKGDLLGAFAGVGNTEGVRCLLDVGVQADALYFGDAYFGTPRNSTALHVAAWHGNSDTMRLLIARGAPLEARDGDGLTALQLAIRACTSSYWQRRRTPEWVEPLLKAGASTVGIEVPTGYAEADELIRKYGPTE
- a CDS encoding response regulator transcription factor, which gives rise to MEPLMTPNRILVIDDEPQITRVLRAALAAQRFEVRTANDPEEGLRIFNEWQPDLVVTDLMMPEMSGVELCRAIRSNYETPVIVLSVREHEQSKIEALDAGADDYVTKPFSIQELLARVRAHLRRAPERISASVEAGDFVVDPDAHSVVLNGKAVHLTPTEFDLLFYLARHAGKVVTHRNLLRAVWGPQATQQNEYLRVFIGQLRKKLEADTGKQYIQTEPWVGYRFLPEGFPEKDRDD